In one Paracoccus everestensis genomic region, the following are encoded:
- the map gene encoding type I methionyl aminopeptidase — translation MDQSHITKEGIRIHAREDFAGMHKAGAVASQILDEVGPLVQPGVTTGALDDFITRRVQELGVTSATIGYRGYEHASCISVNHVVCHGIPGDKVLANGDILNIDVTVIVDGWYGDTSRMYVAGRAPIKARRLIQVTHDALMKGIEAVRPGATFGDIGAAIQTYAEGHGMSVVRDFCGHGLGRVFHAPPNVLHFGRSGKGPMLEEGMFFTIEPMINLGRPETKVLADDWTAVTRDKSLSAQFEHAIGVTAHGCEIFTGSDKFFPSLD, via the coding sequence ATGGATCAAAGCCACATCACCAAGGAAGGCATCCGCATCCACGCGCGCGAGGACTTTGCGGGCATGCACAAGGCCGGGGCCGTGGCGTCGCAGATCCTGGACGAGGTCGGGCCGCTGGTCCAGCCGGGCGTCACCACCGGCGCGCTTGACGATTTCATTACCCGCCGGGTGCAGGAACTGGGCGTGACATCGGCCACCATCGGCTATCGCGGTTATGAACACGCAAGCTGCATCAGCGTGAACCATGTGGTCTGCCACGGCATCCCGGGCGACAAGGTTCTGGCCAATGGCGACATCCTGAACATCGACGTGACGGTGATCGTCGATGGCTGGTATGGCGATACAAGCCGGATGTATGTGGCAGGCCGCGCCCCGATCAAGGCGCGCCGGCTGATCCAGGTCACCCATGACGCGCTGATGAAGGGGATCGAGGCGGTGCGCCCCGGCGCCACCTTTGGCGATATCGGCGCAGCGATCCAGACCTATGCCGAAGGGCATGGAATGTCGGTCGTGCGCGATTTCTGCGGCCACGGGCTGGGCCGGGTGTTCCATGCGCCGCCCAATGTGCTGCATTTCGGCCGGTCGGGCAAAGGCCCGATGCTGGAAGAAGGGATGTTCTTCACCATCGAGCCGATGATCAACCTGGGCCGCCCCGAAACCAAGGTCCTAGCCGACGACTGGACCGCCGTGACCCGCGACAAGTCGCTGTCGGCGCAGTTCGAGCACGCCATCGGCGTGACAGCACACGGCTGCGAGATTTTCACCGGGTCGGACAAGTTCTTCCCCAGCCTGGACTGA
- a CDS encoding competence/damage-inducible protein A: MQSDNPTAAILVIGDEILSGRTREGNAHHLAQVLSATGFDLREIRVVADDHDRIVAAIRALDGSLGGDYDLLFTSGGIGPTHDDITADAVADAHGTTVEIDLRARALLQARCDRMGYELTENRLRMARIPVGATLIDNAVSAAPGFSIGNTHVMAGVPEVFRGMVDWLIPRLSAGRPVQSQSVEVRRGESEVAEGLRAVAGEYPDLSLGSYPFQDGTGWGTNLVVRGLDAGRVAQAMAALKERLSL; this comes from the coding sequence ATGCAATCCGACAATCCGACGGCGGCGATCCTGGTGATCGGGGACGAGATCCTGTCAGGCCGCACGCGCGAAGGGAACGCGCATCACCTGGCGCAGGTGCTGTCCGCGACGGGCTTCGATCTGCGCGAAATCCGCGTGGTGGCCGACGATCACGACCGGATCGTGGCAGCCATCCGCGCTCTGGACGGCAGCCTGGGCGGCGATTACGACCTGCTGTTCACCAGCGGCGGCATCGGGCCGACCCATGACGACATCACCGCCGATGCCGTGGCCGACGCCCATGGCACCACGGTCGAGATCGATCTCCGGGCGCGCGCCTTGCTGCAGGCCCGCTGCGACCGGATGGGATACGAGCTGACGGAAAACCGCCTGCGCATGGCCCGGATCCCAGTGGGTGCAACCCTGATCGACAACGCCGTATCGGCCGCGCCGGGGTTTTCCATCGGCAACACCCATGTCATGGCCGGTGTCCCCGAGGTGTTCCGCGGCATGGTCGATTGGTTGATCCCCCGCCTGTCCGCGGGCCGCCCCGTCCAGTCGCAAAGCGTCGAGGTTCGGCGCGGCGAAAGCGAGGTGGCCGAGGGGCTGCGCGCGGTGGCGGGCGAATATCCCGACCTGTCGCTGGGATCCTATCCCTTCCAGGATGGGACCGGCTGGGGCACGAACCTGGTGGTACGCGGCCTTGATGCCGGGCGCGTGGCCCAGGCGATGGCGGCGCTGAAAGAACGGCTGTCGCTGTGA
- a CDS encoding GNAT family N-acetyltransferase encodes MDALLARAFEETWPAAEYADAGGFRVGRGFGAGGRVSSARAAGAWVPDDIPAAEAVHRAWNQQPMFRVLDTDRALIDALTAAGYRAETPTAIMQAQVAALTDQAIPYLTTFAVWPPLAIQRDLWSAGNIVPSRQAVMDRVTGPKTAILGRIDDRAAGAAFAAIHADVAMVHAVEVLPPFRRRGLAGWMMRQAAFWAGDGGATRVGLAVSRANAGARATWDRLGFSEVAGYAYYAKPS; translated from the coding sequence ATGGATGCCCTTCTGGCCCGGGCGTTCGAAGAGACCTGGCCCGCCGCCGAATACGCGGATGCAGGCGGTTTCCGCGTCGGGCGCGGGTTTGGCGCGGGCGGGCGGGTCAGTTCGGCACGGGCGGCGGGGGCATGGGTGCCGGACGATATTCCGGCGGCCGAGGCGGTTCACCGCGCCTGGAACCAGCAGCCGATGTTTCGCGTGCTCGACACGGATCGCGCCCTGATCGACGCCCTGACTGCTGCCGGATACCGGGCGGAAACGCCCACCGCGATCATGCAGGCGCAGGTCGCCGCACTGACAGACCAGGCGATCCCGTACCTGACGACCTTCGCGGTCTGGCCGCCCTTGGCGATTCAGCGTGACCTTTGGTCGGCAGGCAACATCGTTCCGTCGCGGCAGGCCGTCATGGACCGCGTGACCGGGCCAAAGACCGCCATCCTGGGCCGCATCGACGACCGTGCGGCGGGTGCCGCCTTTGCCGCGATCCATGCGGATGTGGCGATGGTTCACGCGGTCGAGGTGCTGCCCCCCTTCCGCCGCCGTGGCCTTGCAGGCTGGATGATGCGGCAGGCGGCGTTCTGGGCCGGGGACGGGGGCGCCACGCGGGTCGGGCTGGCCGTCAGCCGTGCCAATGCGGGTGCGCGGGCAACCTGGGACCGGCTGGGCTTTTCCGAGGTCGCGGGCTATGCCTATTACGCCAAGCCGTCATAG